The following is a genomic window from Pseudomonadota bacterium.
ATCGCGAGCTCGTGTACTTCGGCTTGCCGCTTGACTACTGGAACAACTACGTGGGCAATGTGCGTGAGGTGACGTTGGAGCAGGCAACGGCGTCGGCAAATGCCCACCTCAGGCCCGACGCGGCCTTGGTGCTCGTGGTGGGCGACGCGAAGGCCCCCATGATCCAGCGGAACAAGGACGGCAAGGACGTGCCGTTGCTCGATGCTGCGGGCAAGCCGGTTACGCTGCTGGCCTCGCTCAAAGACCTCGCCCGCAGCGTACCCATCGGTGCCGGCAAGGTCGTGGCGCTCGACGCGGACGGCAAGGTCTTGGTGAAGTAGGCGGGGCACCCTTGACTGGCGGCGCTTTGCGCCGAACGCTCGCGTAGCGAGCGCTTGACCCGCAACGAAGTTCCGGGTCAGCGATAAATGTCTCGCCGGTGACCGATCTTGAGGACGATTACGAGGACGCGCTCTTCGATGATGTTGTAGATGATTCGGTAACGGCCGACGCGAATGCGCAGTACGTCGTCGTAGCCCGAGAGCTTCCGGCTGCCCTGTGGTCGCGGGTCTGACTCGAGTCGTTTGAGCGCTGCAGCGATGTGCCGCAGGTCATCGCGGGGTAGCTTGCGCAGCGCTTTTTCGGCCGAGCGCGAGAGCTCGACGCTATAGCAGCTCATCCAGCTTGAGCTCGCGCAGGATATCCTCGAGTGGTCGGGTGGTTTCGGCTCGCAGCGCCTTGAGATCCTCGATATCTTCCAACTCTTCGAGTCGATCGAGCAGAGCGTCTTCGACAAAACGGCTGAGTTTCACGCCGTGGCCCTCACAATAGCGATCGACAGCGCGTTTCACGCGCCTGTCAACGCGTGTGGCGAGCTGAACCTGTCTAGGTTCTGTCATTTGATCTCATGCTAGCATTTACTAGTAGTCGGGCAAGCTTGCGTTGGGGGGCCTTGACGCCCCTCGAGCCACCGATCACCCTTTGGGCTATCTCCTTGAAATAGCGTTGCTATTCCGGCGTCGATTCGATGACTCGAGCGTCGCCAATTGCTCGGCGACTCATGCACGTAATCACGGACACAGGACGCTAGGCTAGTAGCCGTGGATTTGTACGAAGAGCTTGCCAAGCTCGTTGCCAAGCTGGACGAGACGCGGGTGGAGTATGCACTGTGCGGTGCCATGGCGCTGGCCGTGCATGGCGTGCCGCGCGCCACGCAAGACATCGACGTGCTGGTGCCGCCCGAGTCCCTGGACGGGTTTCGCGACGTTGCACGCTACTGCGGCTTCGGGTTCGAGGCGCTGCCCATGACGTTCGAGGCGAGCGGCATCACAATGCACCGCTTCAGCAAGTTGATCGGTGGCCAGCCGTTGATGCTGGATGCCCTCGTGGTCGCCGGAGCTGTCCGAGGTGTATGGGAGAGCCGCATCCGGGTGCCGTTCGAGAGCGGCCGGCTGAGCGTGGTATCGAGACCCGGTCTGATCACGCTGAAGCTGGCTGCTGGTCGGCCCCAGGATCTAGCCGACGTGAAGCGCCTCGAGGAGCTGCACCTTGGTTGACATGACGGCCGAGGCCGTACGCGCTCGAATCCGGCGTGTTGGGATGCTGCTGAGCGAACGTGGCTACGCGCAAAAGGGCGTCGACATGTCGGAGGCTGCAGTTGCCGGGAGGCTACGGATGACGGCAGCGTTGACGAGCTTGTGCTCTCGGCTGGCGCAGCGCGACCCCGCGATGCCTTCAGCGGACGGCAGCGAGGCTTCTGCGTCCATCGGGCGCTGACAGCGCCCGATGGACGAACACTAGGAAACTGGTGCTTTGCCAAGCACCAGTTTCCCTTACATACCCGTCGCGGGGATACGGAACAACAGGATGTCGTCGTCGCGGATGCCCGTGTAGGCCGAGGTCAGGGTCTGGCCGGCGAACTGGATCGTCCCGTTGATGTTGCCGGCGGCCACCACGGCTCCGTCGCGGGGATCGATCGCGAGATCGTTGAAGTTGTCGTCACCGTTGCCCACGATCGATGTTGCCCAGCGCACGTTACCCTCGAGATCGTACTGTGCGATGCCTTGCCCGTCGTCACCGATGCCACCCATCACGGTTATGTTGCCAAACGTAACCGTCTGTTGTATGCGCGCGCCCACGTAAAAGAAGGAGCCAGCCGCGCCTTCGTGCACATGAATGGCGTAGCCGCGGTCGCTGTCGGGGCCGCCAGCCGTCTTGACCCATAGAAGGACCCCGTTCGCATCGTACTTCGCGAAGTAGATGTCGCTCTCATTGCCTGGGGGACCCATCGCCACCATGTGACCGGGGGGAGGGGCGCAGATTGTTGGATCAAGCCCCAGCGGCGCCGGCGGCGGCGGTATATTGGGTAGGGTGGGCATGATGGGGAAGAACGCGCAGCCCTCGAAGGAGCCTGCCACGTAGAGGTTCCCCAGGCTGTCATGGCCCACGCCCTCGCCACGCGTGCGTTTTCCCTCGCCTCCGGGGAGATCCGGGCTTCCGGCATGGGTGGCCCAGAGGATCTCGCCGGTGTGCGCGTAGTGCGCGAGCACCATGTCCGAGCCCCTCCGGAACTGCCCGCTGTAGTCGTGCACGATCACGTCGCCGCCGGCGCGGCCCGTGAAGTGCTCGTCCGCCCCGCCGCTCACGCGCCCTACTATCACAAAGCTCCCGTCCGGTTCGACGGTGGCGCCACGACCGACGGAGTCGTCGCCCGCGCCCCCTGCGTCGTCGAGCCACATCAGCTGCCCTTGCGGCGTGTACTCCGCCACGAACAGATCCCTGTTGCCCTGGGCCGCGATCATCTTCATGTCCGGTCCAACGCCGGCGGTCATCACGCCCTGGAAGTCGCCGGTGACCACGATGTCACCGGTTCCTGGATCGACGGCCACGCCGTAGACGTCCGCCCGATCGTTGCCCATCGCATCGGGCAGGATCGTCGCCGTCTGCGCCCACATCACCGTCCCGTTGGGGTCGTACTCGGCCACGAACATGTCCCGGCCCGGTGAGGTGATCGTGTTGCCTGGGCCAAAGTCCGCCATGCCGCGGAAGTCGCCGCCAGCGATCACGAAGCCTGTCGTCGGGTTGACCGCGACCGACCGGATTTCGCCTTCAGCGCCCATGCCTGCAGCCTGCCGGATCCAGAGCAGATTGCCCTGGGAGTCGTACTTGGCCAGCAGCGGATCCTCGTCTCCACCGGTATTTGCCGGCATTCCGTCGAAGCTGATGTTTCCCAGGGCCGCAAGGTCGAGCCCGTAGCACTGCATGTACTCCATCAGCTGCATCTGTCCCCTGGCTCCGCCGCTGAGACCCCCGTAGCCCACGCCCAGGTAGATGTTGCCCTGCTGGTCGACGGCTACGGCGTTGCCATCGTCGTTGGTGAGGCCGCCGGCGCAGCGGGCCCACATGTTGGGGTCGCGCGGCCCGCTTTCGCTGCAGGCCATTTGTGCCGGTGCGCTGTGATTAGGGCAGGCACCCGTCGGTTGTGCCATGGGCGCCGGCCCGGAGCCGGCGGGATTGTTGCCGCCGCCACAGGCGGCCAAGCCGAATACCGCTGCTGCTGGTGCCATCCAGATAAGTCTGCTCATGCTGTGCCTCACTACGTTGCCCGGGCTGGGATTTGCTTGCCCGGGCTGGGATTTGTTTGCCCGGCTGGGATTGGCCTTTGCCTGGCTGAGTTTGGGCTTGCTGTTTCGCGCGAGAATAGTCGCTTGCCCTCGGCTGACAAGTGGTGACGGCGGATAAAATCGGTCGGCGCGGTGGGTAGACCAATGTACATTAATTCCTCGCGCCACAGCATGCGGTCGCCTTTGTGGGTGCT
Proteins encoded in this region:
- a CDS encoding nucleotidyl transferase AbiEii/AbiGii toxin family protein, with translation MDLYEELAKLVAKLDETRVEYALCGAMALAVHGVPRATQDIDVLVPPESLDGFRDVARYCGFGFEALPMTFEASGITMHRFSKLIGGQPLMLDALVVAGAVRGVWESRIRVPFESGRLSVVSRPGLITLKLAAGRPQDLADVKRLEELHLG
- a CDS encoding type II toxin-antitoxin system RelE/ParE family toxin; the encoded protein is MSCYSVELSRSAEKALRKLPRDDLRHIAAALKRLESDPRPQGSRKLSGYDDVLRIRVGRYRIIYNIIEERVLVIVLKIGHRRDIYR